A segment of the Fodinicurvata sp. EGI_FJ10296 genome:
TCCCTCTGTACAATATTGCCTTGTATATACATAGCGCCTAGCCCTAGCTGCGCTCTAGCATGACCCTCCTGTGCAGATTTGTGCGACCAGAAATATGCTCTTTGACTATCCTGTTCGGTTCCTTCTCCACGGAGATACATATTGCTCAGGTTATATTGAGCATCCGCATGGCCTTGTTCTGCGGCATTACGGAACATGATATACGATTGATCATAACTTTGCGGGACACCAATACCTCCATAGTATAAGGAACCCAGCATATTCTGCGCTTCGGCGGCTCCGTTATTGGCAAGATCATGCAATTGATTTACTTGTGCTTCTGATGGCTGGGCTGAAGCACCCATCGGCAGGAATGCCATCACACCGATGGCGATGGCGG
Coding sequences within it:
- a CDS encoding tetratricopeptide repeat protein, which encodes MRNLAAAIAIGVMAFLPMGASAQPSEAQVNQLHDLANNGAAEAQNMLGSLYYGGIGVPQSYDQSYIMFRNAAEQGHADAQYNLSNMYLRGEGTEQDSQRAYFWSHKSAQEGHARAQLGLGAMYIQGNIVQRDYITGYMWTTIASFNGEANSLHMIELLETAMEDNDIYEAQRRATACMGSGYTDCD